In Triticum aestivum cultivar Chinese Spring chromosome 5B, IWGSC CS RefSeq v2.1, whole genome shotgun sequence, the following proteins share a genomic window:
- the LOC123114408 gene encoding uncharacterized protein, with protein MATATARLRSASASSLRGILLRHSSAAGAPPRAVSDFQVPGSATWRHFSTCRPNPLAKGNSFGSMASLYSQTRWASQATAVKETDPSGGKISIGPKSKQIKEDKDDHLVYQGPISSTIKKVKLLSLSTCCLSVSLGPVITFMTSPDMNVILKGGVASTVIFLSATTTAALHWFVSPYIHKLRWRQGSDSFEAEIMSWLATPLKKTIKFADIRPAETNRPFVTFRAEGNFYFVDADHFPNKALLERLTPKLPNESAFKNL; from the exons atggcgacggcgacggcgaggctgcGATCCGCGTCGGCGTCCTCCCTCCGCGGGATCCTGCTCCGCCACTCGTCCGCCGCCGGTGCGCCCCCGCGCGCCGTCTCAG ATTTTCAGGTTCCTGGATCTGCAACATGGAGGCATTTCTCAACATGCAGGCCTAACCCTCTTGCAAAAGGGAACAGCTTTGGCTCAATGGCTTCTCTGTACAGCCAGACAAGATGGGCTTCTCAAGCCACTGCTGTTAAAGAAACAGACCCCAGTGGCGGCAAGATAAGCATTGGGCCCAAATCCAAGCAGATCAAGGAGGACAAAGATGATCATCTGGTTTATCAGGGACCGATATCATCAACCATCAAGAAAGTGAAGCTTCTGTCCCTGTCCACCTGCTGCCTCTCCGTGTCGCTAGGCCCTGTGATAACGTTCATGACTTCACCCGACATGAATGTGATCCTCAAGGGAGGAGTTGCATCTACTGTGATCTTCCTCAGTGCCACAACAACCGCAGCCCTGCACTGGTTCGTGAGCCCGTATATCCACAAGCTGAGGTGGCGACAGGGCTCAGACAGCTTCGAGGCGGAGATAATGTCGTGGCTGGCTACACCCCTGAAGAAGACAATCAAGTTTGCTGACATCAGGCCCGCGGAGACTAACCGGCCTTTCGTCACCTTCAGGGCCGAGGGGAACTTCTACTTCGTCGACGCCGATCACTTCCCCAACAAGGCCTTGCTGGAGAGGCTCACGCCTAAGCTCCCCAACGAGTCCGCGTTCAAGAACTTGTGA
- the LOC123115352 gene encoding chaperone protein ClpB1-like produces the protein MSRAGACQVYDPVLGTYVPRASSTSTFLGLALEEIKVMACVGATAAVCYGAWRYYRYKTCLRTYGRDLTALAVTAGEADPVVGRDDEIDRVVRILCRRTKNCAALVGAAGVGKTAVAEGLAQRIAEGKVPKQLAGARLVELDLAAMVAGTRWRGMFEERMKNVISSAEASNGKIILFIDEMHTLVGAGDYQRRNDAANMLKPALARGRIRCVGATTFDEYRKHIEKDPALERRFQKVHVDEPSEQATIGILRGLKQRYEEHHGLQIQDAAIVAAAQLAGRYVTGRQFPDKGIDLIDEACTSSLEGSEMIVGPDHIAQVVSRWTGIPIATLDQDEKVKLVHLAHRLHERVVGQYEAVNLVADTVLCSRAGLDHPGQPIGSFLFVGLTGVGKTELAKALAEQLFDEEKMLIRFDMSEYVSPGSVLRLVGAPPSYLGYEEGGQLTEKVRRRPYSVILFDEVEKAHHSVLNVLLQLLDDGVVTDGKGRNVWEYFKPELLNRLSEVVVRKYFKPELLNRLSEIVIFEPLSHHQLKEIVNIQMKEIIVRVASKGISLVLKDAALDVILSESYNLMYGARPIKRWVEKNIITIICQMLVNGEADEDSIITIDAAMDKKGLKYQVAKNETAADLV, from the exons ATGTCTCGTGCGGGTGCATGCCAAGTTTACGATCCAGTACTGGGAACCTACGTGCCGCGAgcatcctccacctccaccttccTCGGCTTAGCGCTGGAGGAGATCAAAGTCATGGCCTGCGTCGGAGCCACGGCGGCCGTGTGCTACGGGGCGTGGAGGTACTACAGGTACAAGACCTGCCTGCGCACCTACGGCCGGGACCTGACGGCCTTG GCGGTCACGGCCGGCGAGGCTGACCCGGTGGTCGGCCGCGACGACGAGATCGACCGCGTCGTCCGCATCCTCTGCCGCCGGACCAAGAACTGCGCCGCGCTTGTCGGCGCCGCGGGGGTGGGCAAGACGGCCGTCGCCGAGGGCCTCGCGCAGCGCATCGCCGAGGGGAAGGTGCCCAAGCAGCTCGCCGGCGCGCGCCTGGTGGAGCTCGACCTCGCGGCCATGGTGGCAGGGACCAGGTGGCGCGGCATGTTCGAGGAGCGCATGAAGAACGTGATCAGCTCCGCCGAGGCGTCCAACGGCAAGATCATCCTCTTCATCGACGAGATGCACACGCTCGTCGGCGCCGGCGACTACCAGCGCCGAAACGACGCCGCCAACATGCTAAAGCCGGCGTTGGCCCGTGGCCGCATCCGTTGCGTCGGCGCCACCACGTTCGACGAGTACCGGAAGCACATCGAGAAGGACCCCGCCCTGGAGCGGCGATTCCAGAAGGTGCACGTCGACGAGCCGAGCGAGCAGGCCACCATTGGCATCCTCCGTGGTCTAAAGCAGCGCTACGAAGAGCACCATGGTCTGCAAATTCAGGATGCTGCAATTGTTGCCGCTGCACAGCTCGCTGGCCGCTATGTCACCGGCCGACAATTTCCTGACAAGGGAATTGATCTCATTGACGAGGCTTGCACCAGCAGCCTAGAGGGGAGTGAGATGATTGTTGGTCCGGATCACATTGCACAG GTTGTGAGCCGATGGACAGGCATTCCTATAGCTACACTTGATCAAGATGAGAAGGTCAAGTTAGTCCATTTAGCGCACAGATTGCATGAGCGAGTAGTTGGACAATATGAGGCTGTCAATTTGGTTGCAGATACGGTGTTGTGTTCTAGGGCCGGTCTTGATCATCCTGGTCAACCAATAGGCTCCTTCCTATTTGTGGGTCTGACTGGTGTTGGAAAGACAGAGCTTGCAAAAGCTCTCGCCGAGCAGCTATTCGATGAAGAGAAGATGTTGATTCGCTTTGACATGTCTGAATATGTTAGCCCCGGATCTGTCCTGCGTCTCGTTGGAGCACCACCAAG CTATTTGGGCTACGAAGAAGGTGGGCAACTAACTGAGAAAGTTAGGAGACGGCCATACAGTGTTATCCTTTTTGATGAGGTGGAAAAGGCGCATCACTCGGTGTTGAATGTTTTGCTCCAGCTGCTTGATGATGGCGTGGTGACCGATGGTAAAGGTCGGAAT GTTTGGGAATACTTCAAGCCGGAACTTCTCAACAGACTAAGTGAGGTCGTG GTTCGGAAATACTTCAAGCCAGAACTCCTCAACAGACTAAGCGAGATTGTGATATTCGAGCCGCTTTCCCACCACCAGCTGAAGGAAATCGTGAATATCCAGATGAAGGAGATCATTGTTAGAGTGGCCAGCAAGGGTATATCTCTAGTTTTGAAGGACGCCGCATTGGATGTGATTTTGTCAGAGTCATACAACCTA ATGTACGGTGCAAGGCCTATAAAGAGGTGGGTCGAAAAGAATATAATCACAATTATCTGCCAGATGCTGGTGAACGGGGAAGCCGATGAAGACTCGATAATCACCATTGATGCTGCCATGGACAAGAAGGGGTTGAAGTACCAAGTGGCGAAAAATGAAACCGCAGCCGACTTGGTTTGA
- the LOC123114407 gene encoding transcriptional repressor ILP1, with translation MSSHRKNFRRRADDDDDGGKADDAGPATRPSAKAQPPPAPPRPRPQGASRLSFADDEEDEDDAEEGPFAQQRSRRPSATVRQTRTASPAATALHRVTPARDRARSSPAVAAAAAAPAPKPSNFQSHAGEYTPERLRELQKNARPLPGSLLRAPAPPPPPPPAAAESRHQRLAGAAASTSSAPATAGKALPAEPVVVLKGLVKPMAHASIGPSRRPLPNEVEDDDSEVEAEDDGEDEEKGPLIPDKATIEAIRAKRQQLQQPRHAAPDFISLDGGGVLSSRRDAAGGSSDEDDNEMEGRIAMYSEKTSDGHRSSKGVFQGINNRGPAASLGAMKDRFMEVEDDEVDDEEEEERKWEEAQVKKALGNRMDDSSAQRATNGVSAARQQVQPQPSGYSGGPHYQPSFSGVVPGASVFASGSAEFLSISQQADVASKALQENIRKLKESHKTTVDSLARTDAHLNEALSEISSLEGGLQDAEKKFVYMQELRNYISVMCDFLNDKAFFIEELEEHMQKLHENRALAVSERRAADFADESGVIEAAVSAAISVLSKGPSSANLSAASHAAQAAATAARESANLPPELDEFGRDINLQKRMDLKRREENRRRRKARSESKRLSSARKSATEHIEGELSTDESDTDTSAYLSSRDELLKTADAVFSDAAEEYSSLTIVKDKFEGWKTQYPLAYRDAHVSLSVPSVFTPYVRLELLNWDPLHETTSFFDMQWTNVLVGYGVQDEDSADPTDLDLNLIQVLAEKVALPVLHHRIKHCWDILSTQRTQHAVDATFMVINYVPLTSKPLHQLLATVCSRLTEAIADVSVPAWGSMLTRVVPGAAEYAAYRFGVATRLLKNVCLWKKVLAGDALEKLALEELLIGKILPHMKSIILEVHDAITRAERIAASLSGVWSSPNKKLQPFTDFVLELSNKLKSRHVSGVSEEEIRGLARRLKNILVALNEYDKARNILKTFQIREAL, from the coding sequence ATGAGCAGCCACCGCAAGAACTTCCGCCGCCgcgcggacgacgacgacgacgggggcAAGGCCGACGACGCCGGCCCCGCGACCAGGCCCTCCGCCAAGGCCCAGCCCCCGCCCGCGCCTCCCAGGCCCAGGCCGCAGGGCGCGAGCCGCCTCAGCTTcgccgacgacgaggaggacgaggacgacgccGAGGAGGGGCCCTTCGCGCAGCAGCGGAGCCGCCGCCCGTCCGCCACGGTGCGGCAGACAcgcacggcctccccggccgccACGGCCCTCCACCGCGTCACGCCCGCCAGGGACCGGGCGAGGAGCTCTCCGgccgtcgcggcggcggcggccgctccAGCGCCCAAGCCATCCAACTTCCAGAGCCATGCTGGCGAGTACACCCCCGAACGCCTCCGGGAGCTCCAGAAGAACGCGCGCCCGCTCCCTGGGAGCCTCCTGCGCgctccggcgcctcctcctccccctcctccggcggCGGCTGAGTCCCGGCATCAGCGGCTGGCTGGAGCTGCGGCCAGCACCTCGTCTGCTCCCGCCACTGCCGGTAAAGCACTTCCCGCGGAGCCAGTGGTTGTTCTCAAAggtctggtgaaacctatggcacaTGCCAGCATAGGACCATCACGGAGACCGTTGCCGAACGAGGTTGAAGATGATGATTCTGAAGTGGAGGCGGAGGATGATGGGGAAGATGAGGAGAAAGGGCCGCTGATACCTGATAAGGCGACGATCGAAGCCATCCGGGCAAAGCGGCAGCAACTGCAACAGCCGAGGCATGCGGCGCCCGATTTCATCTCCCTTGATGGTGGCGGTGTGCTCAGCAGCAGGAGGGATGCGGCTGGCGGGTCCAGTGATGAAGACGACAACGAGATGGAGGGTAGGATTGCCATGTACTCTGAGAAGACGAGTGATGGCCACAGGAGCTCAAAAGGAGTGTTTCAGGGGATCAATAATAGGGGCCCTGCTGCCAGTTTGGGGGCTATGAAAGATAGGTTTATGGAGGTTGAGGATGATGAGGTtgatgatgaagaggaggaagaaaggaagTGGGAGGAGGCACAGGTCAAAAAGGCGCTTGGTAATAGGATGGACGATTCTTCTGCTCAGAGAGCAACCAACGGTGTTTCGGCTGCGAGGCAGCAGGTTCAGCCGCAGCCATCTGGATACTCGGGAGGTCCTCATTATCAGCCCTCCTTTAGCGGGGTTGTGCCTGGGGCATCTGTTTTTGCATCGGGTAGTGCAGAGTTCTTGTCCATCTCTCAGCAAGCTGATGTAGCAAgcaaagccctgcaggagaacATCAGAAAGCTCAAGGAAAGCCACAAGACAACAGTTGATTCTTTAGCGAGGACCGACGCACATCTTAATGAAGCGCTTTCAGAGATTTCCAGCCTGGAGGGTGGCTTGCAGGATGCAGAGAAGAAGTTTGTGTACATGCAGGAGCTCCGGAACTATATTTCTGTCATGTGTGATTTCTTGAATGATAAGGCATTCTTCATAGAGGAGCTGGAGGAGCACATGCAGAAATTGCATGAGAATCGGGCACTGGCTGTTTCAGAGAGACGGGCTGCCGACTTTGCTGATGAATCGGGCGTGATCGAAGCTGCGGTGAGTGCAGCAATATCTGTTCTTAGCAAAGGACCAAGCTCAGCTAACCTGTCTGCTGCATCGCATGCTGCACAAGCAGCAGCAACTGCTGCCAGGGAAAGCGCTAACCTACCACCGGAGCTGGATGAGTTTGGCAGAGATATCAATCTCCAGAAGCGTATGGATCTTAAGCGAAGGGAAGAGAACAGGAGGCGAAGAAAAGCTCGGTCCGAATCCAAAAGATTGTCTTCTGCACGGAAGAGTGCTACTGAGCACATTGAAGGTGAGCTAAGCACTGATGAGAGTGACACCGACACCAGTGCTTATCTGTCCAGCCGTGATGAGTTGCTCAAGACTGCTGATGCTGTATTCAGTGATGCTGCAGAGGAATACTCGAGCCTTACAATTGTCAAGGACAAGTTTGAAGGCTGGAAAACACAATATCCTTTGGCCTACCGAGATGCTCATGTGTCACTAAGTGTGCCATCTGTGTTTACCCCGTATGTGAGGCTGGAGCTTCTGAATTGGGATCCTCTCCATGAAACAACTAGTTTCTTTGACATGCAGTGGACTAACGTTCTTGTGGGTTATGGAGTGCAAGATGAAGATAGTGCTGACCCTACTGATCTAGATCTGAACCTCATTCAAGTTCTAGCAGAAAAGGTGGCCCTTCCTGTCCTGCACCACCGTATTAAGCACTGCTGGGACATTCTGAGCACTCAAAGAACACAGCATGCTGTAGATGCAACTTTTATGGTGATTAACTATGTGCCGCTAACAAGCAAGCCTTTGCATCAACTGCTGGCTACGGTGTGTAGTCGTCTGACTGAGGCAATTGCTGACGTGTCAGTACCAGCTTGGGGATCAATGCTGACAAGGGTTGTGCCAGGTGCTGCTGAGTATGCTGCATACAGATTCGGAGTGGCCACACGGCTGCTTAAAAATGTGTGTCTGTGGAAAAAGGTCCTTGCAGGTGATGCCCTGGAGAAACTTGCTCTAGAAGAACTATTGATAGGAAAGATTCTTCCTCATATGAAAAGTATCATTCTGGAAGTCCATGATGCGATCACAAGGGCCGAACGGATAGCTGCATCACTTTCAGGAGTCTGGTCTTCACCAAACAAGAAGCTGCAGCCTTTCACAGATTTCGTGTTGGAACTATCAAACAAGCTCAAGAGTAGACACGTTTCAGGCGTTAGTGAAGAAGAGATACGTGGGCTGGCTCGTCGTTTGAAGAACATATTGGTGGCGCTGAACGAGTACGATAAGGCTAGAAATATTTTGAAGACCTTCCAAATCAGAGAAGCTCTCTAG